The Pseudoxanthomonas sp. SL93 genome segment TCCTCCGCGGCCGGTGATGGCGGCATCGCCTACATCGCGCGCGACGACCTGGCACGCGCCGCGGCCATCGCGCTGGCCGCGGGCGACACGCGCAAGCGGACGCTCACCCTGACCGGGACGCAGGCATGGACCGCGCGCCAGCTGGCCGCGCGGATCAGCAGCGCCACCGGCAAACCGCTGGAGGTAGTGGACGTGAGCCTGGAGCAGTTGACCGAGGGCCTGCAGGCGCACGGTTTTCCACCCGCGCTGGCGGCCGTGTTCGCTTCATTCGATGCCGCCACGGCCGCGGGCGACCTGGGCGGCATCACGGATGACTATGCGCAGCTGACGGGGCGTGCGCCGGAATCCTTCGATGCCTGGCTGCTGCGCAACGGCGCGGGACTTTCCCGGGCCTGAGGCCGAAACAAGAACCCCGGCCGGAGCCGGGGTTCTCTTGTTGCCATTGGAGCGAGGACTCAGGCCTGCTTGGCCTTCTGGCTGGCGATCCACTGGTCCACGCGGCGTTCGAGCAGCGTCAGCGGCAGGGCGCCACCACCCAGCACGGCATCATGGAATCCCTTGATGTCGAACTTGTCACCCAGTTCCGTTTCCGCCTTCCTGCGCAGGTCCTGGATGCGGATCATGCCGACTTTGTAGGCCGTGGCCTGGCCCGGCATGATCAGGTAACGCTGCACTTCCGACTTGATCGCCGCCAGCGGCACTGCGCTGTTGGCATCGAAGTACTCCACCGCCTGCTGCTCGGTCCAACCCTTCGCATGCAGGCCGGTGTCCACCACCAGGCGGATCGCGCGCCACATTTCAGAACTCAGCCGACCGAACTCGGAATAAGGATCCTGGTAGGTGTTCGGCATTTCCTTGGCCAGCCACTCCGAGTACAGGCCCCAGCCTTCGGAGTACGCGGTGAAACCGGCCTGCGTGCGGAACTTCGGCACGCCGGTGAGTTCCTGCGCGATGGAGATCTGCATGTGGTGGCCCGGCAGGCCCTCGTGGTACGCGATGACTTCCAGCTCGGGCTTCGGCATGGCATTCATGTCCGACAGGTGCGCGTAGTACACGCCCGGACGCGAGCCATCCGGCGTGCCCGGGAAGTAGTGCTGGGCGGCGCCGTCCTGTTCGCGGAAGGCTTCCACGCGCTTCACTTCCAGGTCCGCCTTGGGCAGCAGGCCGAAGTAGTTCGGCAGTTCCTTCTTGATGTTGGCGATGGCCTTGGTCGCTTCGTCGATGTAGGCCTGGCGGCCGGCATCGGTGTTGGGGAACGCGAACTGCGGATCGCTGTCGATGAAGGCGAAGAAGGCATCCAGGTCACCCTTGAAGCCCACCTTGTCCTTCAGCGCCGTCATTTCACCCTTGATGCGCTCCACTTCCTTCAGGCCCAGCGCGTGGATCTCGTCGGCCGTCATGTTGGTGGTGGTCATCTGGCGCAACTGGTACTCGTAGTACGCCTTGCCGTTCGGGTGCGTGCTGCCGACGCCGGTGGCGTTCTCGCCCGCGTTCGGCAGGTCCTCCTCGCACCACGCGATGACGCGCTCATAGGCGGGCTTGAACTGCTCCAGCAGCGCCTTGCGCGCCTCTTCCTTCAACGCGGCGCCACGTTCGGCGCTGACCTTGCCGTTCTTCACCAGCGCGTCGGCCTTGGCCTGCGCGTCGGCCCAGATCGCCGAATCCTTGCCCGAGGAGAACGGGGCGCCGGCGATGACCTTCTTCGACTGGTCGATGACGCCTTCATAGGCGAACCTGGGCGGACGGATGCCCTGCCCGGCCGACTTGCGCGCACGCTCAAGCAGCTGGTCGAACGCACGTGCGCTGGCGTTGAGGCGCGACACGTAAGCGGTGTAGTCCGATTCCTCTTCCACCTTGTGGAAGCTGATCATCACGGTGGGGAAGAAACTCTGCGCACCGTTCATCTGGTCGAACGCATACCCGTCCACCAGGAAGGGCAAGCCATCACGGGCGTTCTCGTACTGCAGCTTCCACAGGTCGTAGGACAACTTGCCCTCGTCGCTCAGCTTGGCGTAGTCGAAGGTCTTCTCCATCTCCTCGACGCTCGCCTTCTGCCAGGCCACCTGGTCAAGCTGGGCCTTCTCGGACAGGTCGTCGATCTGGTCGTACAGGTCCTTGCGGCCCTGGAACGTCAGCTGCAGCGGGCTGAACTTCAGTTGTTCCTCGTACTTCTTCTCGAACCACTGGTTGAGGCGCTCGGTCTCGGCCGCGATGTCGGCCTGCGAAACGGTGGCGGCAGGCGTGGCGGCGGTGCCGGTTTCGGGCGAAGCAGCGCGGTCGCAGGCGGTCAGGGCCAGCGCCAGGGCACAGACGATCAGGGTTTTACGCATCGGGTTCTCCAGGAGGGACACGGGAGACAGACCCCCGCACCGGAGCACTCTAGCGGACCGTAAGGCGGCCCGTCCCATTACTAAAGATGGGGGGGCGCCATGGCAGCCATTGGGCGTGCAAGGCGAAGAACGCGCCGCCGCGCGCCTGGATGGCGAACAAGATTGCCTTGCGGCGCGACGGCATCCGGATCCGCAGCCCCAAAAAAGAAAACGGGCGCCGCCAGGACAGCGGCGCCCGTTGCAGGAACCCCAGGCTCAGCGCAGCCCGGTTTCGTTGCGGGCGATGACCAGGCGCTGGATCTCGCTGGTGCCTTCGTAGATCTCGGTGATCTTGGCATCGCGGAAGTACCGCTCCAGCGGCATTTCCTTGGAATAGCCCATGCCGCCGTGGATCTGCACGGCCTGGTGGGTGATCCACATGGCCGCTTCGGAGGCGGTCAGCTTGGCGATGGCCGCTTCGTTGCTGAAGCGCTGGTCCTGCCCCTTCACCCAGGCCGCGCGCAGCGTCAGCAGGGTGGCAGCGTCAAGCTTGCACTTCATGTCGGCGATCTTGGCCTGGGTCATCTGGAAGGTGCCGATGGGCGCACCGAAGGCCTTGCGCTCCTTGACGTAGGCGAGCGTGGCCTCATACGCCGCGCGCGCGATGCCGATGGCCTGGCTGGCGATGCCGATGCGGCCGGCGTCCAGCACGCCCATGGCGATCTTGAAGCCTTCGCCCTCCTTGCCCAGCACGTCGTCGGCGGCGACCACGTAGTCGGTGAACTCGATCTCGCAGGTGGCCGAGGCTCGGATGCCCAGCTTGGGCTCGGTCTTGCCGCGGTGGAAACCCGGCAGCGTGGTGTCGATCAGGAACGCGGTGATGCCACGCGCGCCCTTGTCGGGCTCGCTCATGGCGAACAGCACGATGTACTTGGCGACCGGCCCGGAGGTGATCCAGCTCTTCTTGCCATTGATGACGAAGCTGCCATCGGCCTGCTTGACCGCCCGGCACCGCATCGAGGTGGCATCGGAGCCGGACTGCGGCTCCGTGAGCGCGAAGGCGCCGATCTCGGCCCCCTCGGCGATCGCGCGCACGTACTTCTGCTTCTGCGCCTCGGTGCCGAACTTCAGGATGCCGTTGCAGAACAGCGAGTTGTTCACCGACATGATGGTGGAATGCGCGGCGTCGCCGGCGGCGATCTCGATCATCGCCAGCACGTAGGCGATCGGGTCCATGCCCGCGCCACCGTATTCGGCCGGCACTTCGATGCCCATCAGCCCGTTCTCGCCCAGCAGGCGGATGTTGTCCAGCGGGAACTCGCCCACCTTGTCGAAGTGCTCGGCGCTGGGCGCGATCTTTTCCTGCGCAATCCGGCGCGCCACGTCCTGGATCATCAACTGCTCTTCGGTGAATGCGAAATCCACGGCTGTTGCCCTTCACTGTTTGTTGAATACCAATTGTAACCCGCGACCATCCGCGGGCGTATGCCGGGGTTGACCCGCCCCCTCGCTGGCCGGACAATATCTCTATATCGCGATAGGAAGATATTTATGGATCTGGAAGCCTGGTCGACCCGCCTGAAAGTCTTCGCCGACGCCACCCGGGTACGCCTGCTGGCGCTGCTGGAGCGCGAGGAACTGACCGTGGCCGAGCTCTCCGCGATCACCCAGCTGGCGCAGCCGCGCGTATCCACCCACTTGGCCCGCCTGAAGGAAGCCAACTTGGTACGCGACCGCCGCGCCGGCGTTTCGGCCTATTACCGGTTCGACGAGGAACATCTGGATCCCGTGCAGCGCGAGCTCTGGCGCAGCCTGCGCCAGGGCAGCGACGACCCGCTGCTGCGGCAGGACGCCGAGCGCGTCGCCTCCGTGCTGGCCAACCGCGCCGCCGACCAGAACTGGGCGGACTCGGTCGCCGGCGACATGGAGCGCCACTATTCGCCCGGCCGCACCTGGGAAGCCCTCGCCCGTACCGCGTTGCCCCTGCTGGAGACCGGCGACGTGCTGGACATCGCCTCCGGCGACGGCGTGCTGGCCGAACTGCTGTCCCCGCATGCCAGCCGCTACGTCTGCGTGGACACCAGTGCACGCGTCGTGGCCGCAGCGGGCGAGCGCCTGCGCCGTTTCCCCAACGTCGAAGTGCGCGAGGGCGACATGCATGCCCTGCCCTTCAAGGACAACAGCTTCGACCTGGTCGTGCTGATGCACGCCCTGACCTATTCGACCAAACCCGCCCAGGCGGTCAGCGAAGCGGCGCGGGTGTTGCGCAAGGGCGGCCGCCTGCTGCTGAGCAGCCTGGCCAAGCACGAGCACCGTTCCGTCGTGGAAGCGTATGGCCACGTCAACCTCGGTTTCAGCGAGAAGGAACTGCGCAAGTTCGCCGAGAAGGCGGGGCTGGAAATCGCCAACAGCGAGACCGTCACGCGCGAACGCCGTCCCCCGCATTTCGAAGTCCTCTCGCTGACCGCCCAGAAGCCATGAAGACCCTCCCCTGGCTGAAGCCGGCACGCGCCGCCGCGCTTCACGACGCGCTTGAACGCCGCATCCTGATCATCGATGGCGCGATGGGCACCATGATCCAGCGCCACCGGCTGGAAGAAGCCGATTACCGCGGCGCACGCTTTGCGGACGGTTACGACAGCCAGCATGCGCATGGGGAAGGCTGCGGCCATGACCTGAAAGGCAACAACGACCTGCTGCTGCTGAGCAAGCCGGAAGTCATCGCTGGCGTGCATATCGCCTACCTGGAAGCCGGCGCCGACCTGGTCGAAACCAATACGTTCAACGCGACGTCGATCAGCCAGGCCGACTACCATCTTGAACACCTGGTCTATGAACTCAACAAGGCCGGAGCCGCGGTCGCACGCGCCTGCTGCGATGCCGTCGAAGCGGACGATCGTGCCAAGGGCAGGCCGGACAAGCCGCGCTTCGTGATCGGCGTGCTGGGCCCGACCAGCCGGACCGCCTCCATCAGCCCGGATGTCAACGACCCCGGCTACCGCAACACCAGCTTCGACGAGCTGCGTGCGACCTACCGCGAGGCCATCGATGGGCTGATCGACGGCGGCGCGGACACGCTGATGGTGGAAACCATCTTCGACACGCTCAATGCCAAGGCCGCGCTGTATGCCATCGAGGAAGTGTTCGATGCACGTGGGGGCCGGCTGCCGGTCATGATCTCCGGCACCATCACCGACGCCTCCGGACGCACGCTGTCGGGGCAGACCGCCGAAGCCTTCTACACCTCCGTTGCGCACGGCCGCCCCTTGTCGGTGGGCCTGAACTGCGCGCTGGGCGCCAAGGACCTGCGTGAGCATGTGGAAACACTCTCCACCGTGGCGGACAGCTACGTCAGCGCACATCCCAATGCCGGCCTGCCCAATGCGTTTGGCGAATACGACGAAACACCCGAGGAGATGGCGGCCACGCTGAAAGAGTTCGCGCAGTCCGGCCTCCTGAACCTGGTCGGCGGTTGCTGCGGCACCACGCCTGCCCACATCCAGGCGATCGCCGAGGCCGTCGCAGGTCTGCCGCCGCGCCGCCTGCCACGGTCGCTGGAGCAGGCCGCATGAGCCGTGCAAGCCACCACACCCGCCTGTCGGGGCTGGAGCCGCTGGTCATCACGCCGGACCTGCTGTTCATCAACGTGGGCGAGCGCACCAACGTCACCGGCAGCGCCCAGTTCCGCAAGCTGATCAAGGAAGAGCGCTACGAAGAGGCCGTCGAAGTCGCCCGCCAGCAGGTGGCCAACGGCGCGCAGATCCTCGACGTCAACATGGATGAGGGCCTGATCGATTCCGAGAAGGCGATGACGCGCTTCCTCAACCTGATCATGTCCGAGCCGGACATCGCCCGCATCCCGGTGATGGTGGATTCGTCCAAGTGGAGCGTGATCGAGGCTGGCCTGAAATGCCTGCAAGGCAAGAGCGTGGTCAACTCGATCTCGCTGAAGGAAGGCGAGGAAGCCTTCATCGACCAGGCCCGCAAGGTGCTGCGTTACGGCGCCGCCGCGGTGGTGATGGCGTTCGACGAAGCGGGACAGGCCGACACCTGCGCGCGCAAGGTCGAGATCTGCACGCGCGCCTACCGCATCCTGACCGAGGAAGTCGGCTTCCCGCCGGAAGACATCATCTTCGACCCCAACATCTTCGCGGTCGCGACCGGCATTGAAGAGCACGACAACTACGCCGTCGACTTCATCGAGGCCACCCGCATCATCCGGCAGACCCTGCCCCACTGCCACGTGTCCGGCGGCGTGTCGAACGTGTCGTTCTCGTTCCGTGGCAATGAACCCGTGCGGCAGGCCATCCATGCCGTGTTCCTCTACCACGCCATCAAGGCCGGCATGGACATGGGCATCGTCAATGCCGGCGCCATGCCGATCTACGACGACCTGGAGGCCGACCTGCGGGAACGCGTCGAGGACGTGGTGCTCAACCGGCGCAGGGACGCCACCGAGCGCCTGCTGGAGATCGCCGACCGCTACAAGGGCAAGAAGGGCGAGGCCCAGGTGGAGAACCTGGCATGGCGCGAGAAGCCCGTCCGCGAGCGGCTGGCACATGCGCTGGTGCACGGCATCGATGCCTTCGTGGACGAAGATACCGAGGAGGCCCGCCAGCAGGCCACGCGTCCGCTGGATGTCATAGAAGGCGCGCTGATGGACGGCATGAACGTGGTCGGCGACCTGTTCGGCGCCGGCAAGATGTTCCTGCCCCAGGTGGTCAAGTCGGCGCGTGTCATGAAGAAGGCGGTCGCCTACCTGCTGCCTTACATCGAAGCCGAGAAACTGCGCACCGGCGATGTCGGCAAGTCCAACGGCAAGATCGTCATGGCCACCGTCAAGGGCGACGTGCACGACATCGGCAAGAACATCGTCGGCGTGGTGCTGGCGTGCAACAACTTCGACGTGGTGGACCTGGGCGTGATGGTGCCCACGCAGAAGATCCTCGATACCGCGAAGGCCGAGAACGCCGACCTGATCGGCCTGTCCGGGCTGATCACCCCGTCGCTGGAGGAAATGACCCACGTCGCGCGCGAGATGCAGCGGCAGGGGTTCTCCATGCCGCTGCTGATCGGCGGCGCGACCACGTCCCGCGCGCATACCGCGCTGAAGATCGATCCGCATTACGACGCACCGACCGTCTGGGTGAAGGATGCTTCGCGCGCGGTGGGCGTGGCGCAGTCGCTGATCTCGCGCGACATGCGCGAGGCCTTCGTCGCCGCCAACGATGCCGACTACGCCGAGATCCGCCAGCGCCACCGCAACCGGGGCGACGCCAAGCGCCTGGTGTCGCTGGAAAAGGCGCGCGGGCAGAAGTTCGACGGCGGCTGGGCCGGCTACGTCCCTCCCGTTCCCAACACGCCCGGCATCACTGTGCTGGACGACTACCCGCTCACCGATCTGATTGACGTGATCGACTGGACGCCGTTCTTCCAGGCCTGGGAGCTCGCGGGCAAATACCCGGCCATCCTGACCGATGCCGTGGTCGGCACGCAGGCCAGCGAGCTCTACCGCGACGCGCGGGCGATGCTGGATAGGATCGTCGCCGAGAAATGGCTGACCGCCAGGGCCGTCTTCGGGCTGTGGCCCGCCAACAGTGTCGGCGACGATGTCGAACTGCTGCACGAAGGCAGGACGGAACGCCTGCACTTCCTGCGCCAGCAGGTCGACAAGCCGGCCGACCGGCCGGACTTCTGCCTGGCCGATTTCATCGCACCGAAGGACAGCGGCAGGCAGGACTGGATCGGCGGTTTCGCCGTCACGGCCGGCATCGGCATCGATGCGCACGTGGCGCGCTTCGAGGCCGACCATGACGATTACAACGCCATCCTGCTGAAGGCGCTGGCCGACAGGCTGGCGGAAGCGCTCGCCGAGCGCCTGCACCAGCGGGTACGCAAGGAGTTCTGGGGATTCGCGGCGGACGAGGCTCTGGACAACGAGGCCCTGATCGCCGAGCAGTACCGTGGCATCCGCCCGGCCCCTGGCTATCCGGCATGCCCCGAACACAGCGAGAAGGCCACGCTGTTCCGCCTGCTGGATGCGGGCACCAACGCCGGCATGACGCTGACCGAGAGCTTCGCCATGCTGCCCACGGCGGCCGTTTCCGGTTACTACTTCAGCCATCCGCAGAGCCAGTACTTCGTCGTCGGGCGCGTCTCGAAGGAACAGGCCGCCGACTACGCCCGACGCAAGGGCGTCGAGCTGGCGCAGGCGGAGCGTTGGTTGGCGTCCAATCTCGACTACGACCCGGAGTGATCCCGCGGGCGATGCCCGGAGGCCGGCAACCTCGTCAACCCGTCACGACAAAGGCCCGCTTGCGCGGGCCTTTGTCTGTCAGGGCAACGCCGATCTCCGGAATCAGAACGACGCGCTGAGTGTCAGCATGGTCTGGCGCGGCGCCCCGCTCAACAGCGTGGCATACGTGCCGGCCGGGTCCGACACCACGAAGCCATTGGTGCCGATGGTGGAGAAGTAGTCCTTGTCCGTCAGGTTGGTGACGTGCAGCGACAGCCGCAGGTCTTCCATCGGCCCCACTTCGCCGAAGCTCCACGAACCGCCGGCATTGGCCAGCCAGAACGAGGGCACGCCGGAATCGTTCGAATACGTGTAGTAGCGTTTGCCGGTGTAGTTGGCGCCAACGCTCAGTTCGAGCGGGCCGCGTGTCCACGTCAGCGAGGTGGAGAACATCTCCTCGGGCGTGTTGACGGTCTGCTTGCCCTCGATTTCCACCAGGGTGGTGCCGTTGAGGTAGTTCGAATCGTAGGTGGATTCATTCCACGACAGCGTGTTGTACCAGCGCAGGCCTTCGATGGGCGTCCACACCAGCGTGGCCTCGGCACCCTCGCTGGTCACCGAACCGACGTTGGCGAATGCCGAGGGACAGCCCTGGATGCCGGAGCACTGCGCCACGGACAGCAGGCGATTCTCGAACTTCACGTGGTACAGCGCCAGCGACGCCTGCAGCGTCTCGCCGGAATGGCGGAAGCCCGCTTCCACCGTCTCGCTGCGCTCCGGCTGCAACTGGCCGGCGAACGCATCGAAGGCCACCTGGGTGGTGGCGAACGGCCCGGTGATACCTGCCTGGAATGCGGCCATGTTCTCCGCATAGGACGCGAAGATCTCGTTGTTCCCGCTCAACCGGTAGCTGGCACCCAGCTGCGGCAGGAAGCTGTCCTTGGCGGTCAGGTCGCCCTCGGCATAGCGGGAGACGAACGTACCGGCCGGAATACGCGATTCGATCTCCACGCGCGGGCTCTTGAAGCCGATATCCACGGAGAGCCGGTCGTCCAGCAGCCGGATGGTGTCTTTCAGATAGAACTGGCGCGTCTTCACGTCGAAGCGCTGGTAGAACTGGCGGATGTCCGGACCGCGCAGGAAGAAACTGTCGTCTATCGGGCCGTTGATGAAGTAGTAATTGCGCTGCACCGTGTGACCGTTGTCTTCCAGCCACAGGCCGCCTTCGATGCGATGGTTGCCCAGCGTCCAGTCCAGACCGGCCATCACGCCGGTGCGATCGATGCCGTATTCGGTGGTGCGCAGCGAAATGGGCACGGTGGCCGACGACGGCACGTAAGGCGTGAACCAGTGGCCCTGGCCACGGTTGGTGTGGTGGTAGACCGTCGCATGCAGGCGAACGTCCTGGGCAAGGCCGAAGTCGCCGGACAGCCCCAGCACACCGTCATCGCGCAGGCCACGCGCGTCGTAGTACGCATCGTCGAGATTGTTGACCCCTCCCGTGAAAATGCCATTGGCCGCATCCACGGCACGCTGCCAGTCTGGGCGGTAGTTGTCCCAGTCCCAGCCCAGGCGCCGCCGGGAATCCAGCGACAGGTCCTGGTAGTCGTTTTCGTCGCGTTTGGACGTGGTCGCCAGCAGGCTGATGCGATGGTCGCCGACATCGTAGACCGCCTTCAGGTTCACCTGGTCCTGCTTCTGTTCGCCATCGCCCTTCCACTTGTCCATGCGCGACGTCATGCCGGACAGGTACATGGCAAAACCCTGGTGATCGCCGGTATCCAGGCGCGCATAAGTGCGGCGCGTGGCGTCGCTGCCCACCGTCTGGGACAGCTGCACGCCGAACGCCGGCAAGGGGTCGGCCGAGAAGAACTGGATGGTGCCGCCCAGATTGCTGGTGGATGCGGTGTTGACGCCGCCGATGCCTTCGGCCAGTTCTGCACCGGCCAGATTTTCCGAGATCAATGCGCGGCTGATATGCAGGCCGTTGTTGTTGCCATAGCTCATGTCACCCAGCGGGATGCCGTCCAGCGTGAAGCCCAGCTGGTTCTGGTTGAAACCACGCAGGCTGATGCGCGCCGACCATTCATAGGCACCGAAGGCATCCGCCGACTGGAAGTTGACGCCAGGCAGGTCCGCCAGCAGCTTCAACGGACTGGTGCCCGGCGGCAGTGCGCGGATGCGTTCGGGGGAAAGGCGTTGCACCTGGCGGGTCTCGCCCAGGCCGATCACGGAAACGGTATCGAGTGTCTGCGCGCTGGCGTCGGCGCCTGCCGCGCCCGCATCCGGACTGGCGCTGTCCTGCGCGAATGCCGTCGAGGCGTACAGCGCGCCCATCACGGCCAATGCCATGGTGCTCTTCTTCAACATGTGAGTTCCCGTGGGGAAGGACCGCAGCGCCCTTGGCCACGGTCCGTCGAGGTGGAGGAATGGCGCGCCTGCATGCATACGGTCGCGGCAAGCGCGCTGGATATGGTGTTCAGTGCGCATGACGCGCAGATGGCGGCCTACTTACGGTTGCAAGACAATCACCTGCAACGCGTGGTGCGGATACGATCAGGGCAGCAGGGCGCGGCCTTCCGCCTGATCGAGCTTCAACTGCATGACGCGCGCCAGTGTCGGTGCGATGTCGCGCATGTCGATGCTGCCGAAGCTGCCCTTGCCAATCCCCTTACCCTGCAGGACGAACACCGCATCCATCTCGGGCACGTCGGGCGAATAGCCATGCATGCCGCGATAACTGCTGTCGGCCAGCAGCGGCGCGGCCGGATCACGGCCGATCTGGAAACCCGGCTTGAACAGCACCAGGTAGTCGGCACGCGCGCCGCCCAGCCTGGCGATGGCATCGGCATCCAGTACCTGGTCGATGCCGTTGGCCGAATCGCCGGCCAGTGTTGCCAGCAGTGCCCTCACCTTCTCGCGGACCACGCTATCCCCTGCATCGCGCAGCACCACCGAGGCACTGCCGGCCGCTGGCCACAGGGCTGCCTGCCAGCCACTGACCTGCTTCCTGTCGTCCACCGTGATCAGTCCTGCCTGGATGAAAGCGCCGAACAGATTGACGTCCGTGCGCAACGCGGAAAAACCGTGGTCTGACACGAGTGCGACCACGGTATCGGGATCCTGTTGCCGCAGTGAGGCCACCAGCTCGCCGATCGTGGCATCCAGGCGGCGCAAGGCATCGCGTGCCTGCGCGGAACCCGCGCCGTGACGGTGCTCTTCATGATCCAGTCCGGCGAAATAGACGGTCATGAAACCAGGCTTCCGCAATGCGAACAATCGCGCGGCGAAGCGTGCACGGCGCTCGTCCGCGTCGACGCTTTCATCGATGCCGTCGGGATACGGGCCCACGCCTGCTTCCAGCGCCGGCAGCAGGCCGGGCGTCGCCAGGGCGGCCAGCAGCTTGCGGTCGTCGGCCGTCCCGGTACGCCATATCTGTGGCAGGTTGGCGTCCACGGCCGCGCCCACGCTGACCGGCCAGTGCACGTTGGCGGTCACGCGGCCGCTCTTGCGGGCCGCGTCCCACAAGGTGTCCACCTTGAAGTCGGACGCGTACCAGTACCAACCGGTCTGGTTCTTGAACTCGGGATCGAAGGTCAGATTGCTGCCGATGCCATGCCGGGCCGGCGATACGCCGGTCAGCATCGTCGCGTGGCTGGGATAGGTCAGCGTCGGCATCACGCCGCGTACGCGTTCTGC includes the following:
- a CDS encoding ectonucleotide pyrophosphatase/phosphodiesterase; the encoded protein is MRLLVLALASIALPGWAAPVVLISVDGLRPADLHDTGARAVPLPHLRRLIDEGRYAERVRGVMPTLTYPSHATMLTGVSPARHGIGSNLTFDPEFKNQTGWYWYASDFKVDTLWDAARKSGRVTANVHWPVSVGAAVDANLPQIWRTGTADDRKLLAALATPGLLPALEAGVGPYPDGIDESVDADERRARFAARLFALRKPGFMTVYFAGLDHEEHRHGAGSAQARDALRRLDATIGELVASLRQQDPDTVVALVSDHGFSALRTDVNLFGAFIQAGLITVDDRKQVSGWQAALWPAAGSASVVLRDAGDSVVREKVRALLATLAGDSANGIDQVLDADAIARLGGARADYLVLFKPGFQIGRDPAAPLLADSSYRGMHGYSPDVPEMDAVFVLQGKGIGKGSFGSIDMRDIAPTLARVMQLKLDQAEGRALLP